Sequence from the Paenibacillus tundrae genome:
TAAATGGCGTGAAAAACGACGACCTTTCTTATTCATGTGATCACTATGTTGATGATGAGCAATATGCATACAGCTACACCTCCAATGGTTTTAGTGAAGCGCTTACAAAAGAGATTAAGATGCCTCCTCTTCCTGTGCAATTCCTCAATTCAGTATGTCGTAGCTTACTCCAGATATATTGGTTCAGCACTCACCTCCTGTTTCCAATTGTATCCATATTATTCATTACTGAATAGTGAACAATTCTGCGGAACATGTACGAATGCACATTAAATTACAAAAAAAAGCATGTTAGGAACTGTAAATTTTGTAGAGGTAGCTATAGCAGTAATCGAGATGACATTGCCACTACACTGGATTCGATATTAGCGAGCTGCTCTGTAGCTGCACAACAAACGTGGTGCTAATGATCAGACCGATGCGCGATTGCACAACATGCTACACAATGCGAGCAGACATACGCTACTGCCGCTACACAGCAAAAGGACGCTTCATGCGAAGCGCCCTCTGCAAGCGTATCTTTTTTAGTGCAATCTTTTATTTTAACTAAGAATTAAAATGAATCAAAGCTCTTAATCTTCGTCATCAAAGTCTTGATCGAATGACAGCACTTTACCTGTGTTGGCATCGATATCCACATCAGCTTCACCTTGTGCCGTTCTCAACTCGATCTCATAGACATAACGACCATCGTCATGATCCAGCTCGACTTTGGTTACTTTGGCACCTGTCACTTGTTTTAATGCGATGTCGGAAGCCTGAGCTACCGTTAATTTAACCTGATTCGATGCAGACGTGCTGGATGAATTGTTGGTTACAGCACCGTTATAATCATCGTCATCATCGTCGTCATTTACCACCGCAAGAACTTTGCCTGTGTAAGCATCTAAACGAACGATAACGTCATTGCTTCCTCGTCTGTCGATCTCTACTTCATAGATAATCTGTCCATTGCGACGTTCCAGATCCACATCGTCCACTTTGCCATTGCCATCAGCTGCTTTTAGAGCTGCCGCTTTGGCTTGTGTCACCGTAAGTAATTTTCCCGTATTGCTCTGGTTCTGGGTTGTTGATTGTGAAGTAGATGTCGGTGTCGTCTGTACCGATTGTCCATTCACACTTCCACTCGCGGCTACCGCTGAGCCTCCCAATAATACGGCTGCTGATAAGCTTCCAATCCATAATTTAGTTTTGTTCATCATCATTCATCTCCTCGGTTGTGTTGTTCTCGTTCTCGTCTACAGTTATAGAATAACCTGTGCGAATGAGAGTTCAGCGAGAGACACATTAGAATTTGATGAGAAAATGAGGAGAACCCGTTAATCTTCATCCTCGTCCCATGTTACGGAACGGATTGCGCCAGAGATTGCATTCACCTGAACAATCGCTTCCCTGCCATCCTCCAGGTCAATTTCAACCAGATAATATGGATTACCGCTGTTCGTGCCACGGAGTTCAATATCATCCACTTCCCCTGGCACTCGGGCAAGTGCCTTCTGCTCAGCCTGCTTCTCGCTCAAGAATTGCGGCTTGTTGTTTTCTTGGGCTGGCTCGTTTACCGCAGGAGCATCCAATACTTTCGAAGACTGCTTCTGCCCGTTATAGGGATCAACCGTCCATTGCTCACGGCTGTTGTCCTTCATAATCAATATAGCGTTATATACCGGGCTACCTTGTTGTTCAACCAGTTCAAGTGAGTCCAATTCACCATCCGTTTGTTTCTGTAATTCGGTCTTAATTTGCTCCCGGCTCCACAAGGTTTTCTCTTCGGCTTGTGGGTTAGACTCCAGTCGTTTAATGGAATTCACCGTAGAGGTTACCGCATCAAGTTGAACGTCATATAACCCCGTTTCGGTTCGAAGCTGCATGAGATACGTCCCATCCTTCAACGTAGAGTTCACAATCTCTCCCCCAGGATATTGAGCCAGCACCGATTGCTCGGCAGCCTCTGCCGTCAACATTACACGGCCAGATTGCCACGGCTTCCACCAACTAACTGCTAATATCAACAACAGCACGAGTGCCGCCAGGCTCCACCATACCGGACGCTGGAACCTCGATTTATTTGAAAGACGATGTTCCTGTCGCTTCATTTCAGGCTGCTCCCGATATTCCTCCATGCTATTCCCTCCTTCAATATGCTCTATTTATCCGAGACGTTATCCTGTCATCAGTATATAAGAGAAGAATGAGAATTTCATGAGAGTGAGCCACGCTGTACAGAAGATGGCAAAATAATTGTAGCCGTCGTCCCAACACCCTCTGTGCTGATCAACTCAATACGTGCACCAACCGCTCCGGCAATATCCTTGGCCAAAGACAAGCCGAGACCCGATCCGCTCTCTCCGCTACCACGCGTTCTCGCCGGATCAACGCGATAGAATCGGTCAAATACTTTGGCTAGATCCGCTTCACTCATGCCGATCCCTGTGTCCACAATCTGTATCCAGCTCTCCTGATGATGTGTCTTAACATGAACTTCAATCTGTGCCTCACTATACTTTCGAGCGTTATCCAGCAAAATAAACAAGAGCTGCTTCAGCTTACTCTCATCGCTGATAGCCCATATATGTCCTGCATCGTGACAGATCACCTCACGATGGTAGGCTTCACGGAATGCTCTCGTGGAATCCTGCACGAGTCGGTTAATATCCACTCGCTCTAGTTGCACATTCCACTGCTCTGGCTGCTTCGCTAGCAATAACAGTTGCTCCGTCATCTCCCGCATACGGATCGACTCGGACAGAATAGCTTCAACGGCTTCGTCAAACACCTCAGGGCGTTCCTTCCCTCGTCGCTGGAGCAAACTCGCGTAGCTCTCAATAATGGTCAGCGGTGTTTTCAATTCATGAGAGGCATCTGAGACAAAGCGTTCTTGCCGCTCAAAGTTTGATTCCAGCAGATCCATCATGCGATTAAATGTCTGTCCCATCGTATTCAACTCATCCTTGGACTTGGCATCCAGTGAAAGACGCTTGAACTGACCACTAGACTGGATGTCTCCCATCGTACGTGTCATTTGTTGGATTGGCCTAGTCATCCGGTTAGCTAGAATCCGGCTGGAGATGATGGCGGGAATCAACGCAATGATTGTCACAGCAACCAGAACAGTTCGAAGCACAGATAGACCACGCTCGGTCTCGGCAATGCTCTCGGTGACTTGCACATTCACCACTTCACCATCCGGCCAGATAACAGGTAGTGATACCCAGACATAACCGATCTCTCCAATCTGGAGGTACTCGGATCTCTTCTCACTTTCATATGTATAGGAGAGCTTGCTTAGCTGCTCTCCTGTCTCTGCCGTTACCGGTGCGGAGCTGGTGCCGTCCTCGTTTACAATCCGCAGCATGCCGTCCAGCGGCGCGTAGGCACGTAACAAGTCGTCCGGCGGAATCGATCCGGCAGACTGTCGCACTCCTTTTACAATAGACTCCGCTTCTCCTTCAATCCGCTTGATCTCGTTATTAATCGACATTCGCTCAAATACAATATACACGGACAAATTAACAGCGATTAAAAGCACAGCAAACAGTACGGAAGAATATCCGTAAATCTTACTTTTCAAACTCATAACTGTTCCTTCAGGACGTACCCGACGCCCCGAACGGTATGTATTAATGGCGGCGTGAAGCCGTTATCTACTTTCTTGCGCACATATCGGATATATACATCTACCACATTGGTATCTCCATAATAATCATATCCCCAGACCGCCTGTACAATCTGCTCCCGACTGAGTACTTGACGCTGATTCTGAAGCAAATATACAAGCAGATCGAACTCACGTGGTGTAAGTTCAATCTGTGTGCCATCCCGGGATACCTCCCGTGTACCTTCATTTAGTTTCAGTCCAGCCGCAGTAAGCCAGCCTGAAGTAAGCTCAGGGGAGCTCGCAGAAGAAACATGATTCATGTCCGGTGATGTCGATGCAGAGGTAGATGAGACAGTTGATGCTGCCGCACTTAATCGCAGTGCTGCCCGCACACGAGCAAGCAGCTCTTCAATTCGAAATGGTTTGGTAATGTAGTCATTGGCTCCGAGATCAAGCCCAGACACTTTGTCCTCTACCGAATCTTTAGCGGTAAGCATGAGGATTGGAATTCTCGCATCCTTCGCACGAATACGGCGCAGCACTTCAATCCCGCTCAGACCAGGCAACATAATATCCAGTAGGATAAGATCCCACTGCCTGTCCGCAACCATTTCGAGTCCCTCTGTTCCACTGCCCGCCTTACCTACCTGGTACCCCTCGTATTGCAGCTCCAGTTCAAGCAGGCGCGATATTTTCGGTTCATCCTCAATCACCAATACAGCTTCATTCATGCAGAGCTCCCCCTCACTTCCCACATTCCTTTTCCCGTATAATACAACATATCCACGTTCAACTAAAGAATAGTTACACTTGCCACTCCGATGACAGAATAACCTTCCGATCGCTGTTATCCCCAGATTTTTTTGATTCCCTTCTTCAAAGGGAAAATCCGGTGATAAAGGCGAGCGCTCCGCTTCTTCATGTTATTTCTGTCCTCTCCGTTCCCGTGTAAAAAATGTAGTTGAACTGATTGAACTATATTTATTTTCACTTAGCAATCCGATAACAGAACAACCTTCCGTATCGCTTTATAACGTACTTAACGCATCCTGAACGGAGTCATTCCCCGCAATCAGATCAAAAGCTCTGCGGTATGTCTTTTCTTCCTGCAAGGAAGCAGCAATGACACGAGCTACATCTTCACGCGCAATGCTTCCCGGTTTGAGATCTGTGCCAACGGCAACTTGACCTGTACCTGATTCGTTCTTCAGGCCGCCGGGGCGGATAATGGTATAATTCAGCTCACTTGCAAACAATGCACGATCCGCATAGTGCTTCGCCACGTAATACGGCTTGATCTCATCTGGCCATTTATCACGCTGATCCGCGCCATATGCACTGACCAGAATGTATCTGGAGATTCCTTGTTGCTCAGCAGCCTCCATCGTTTTCACCGCACCATCAAGGTCAATCAGCAGTGTTTTGTCTGGTCCTGTGGAGCCGCCTGATCCGGCTGTAAACACAATCGCATTCTGATCCTTCATCGCCTGAGCCAGATCATCGACGCTCCCCTCTAGGTCGCCCATTACGACACTCGCGCCGATCTCCTTCAGAGCATCTGCCTGCTCCGGTTTGCGAATCATAGCCGTGACTTGATGCTTGCCTTCCTGCACCAGCTGTTCCACCAACAGCTTACCAATCTGTCCATTTGCTCCAATCACTAATACGTTCATAATGTCACACGCTCCTTTATTCATTTATCAGTCATACGATATATCTCTAATTTAAACGAAAGTCGAAAAATTTAACCTGCTGCATACGTACCCTTATAATTTCGACGTCATTCCAGTTACACGTTATCAGTTATTCGATTGGAAGCCCACTCGACATAAACCACTTCCGGATATTACTATGTACAGTTCATTTCTAGATAATAAAAAAGATACACAAGATTCAAAATCACTTTTGCATAGCATATATTTCATGTAAAATTAGTAAGTGGATGTAATAATTTTCTAAGTATTTCTACATTCTTCAAACAGACGGGGTACATAGTTATGGTAAAAAGAAATGATCGAAAGTTAATTATGCTTATCATCTTTTCTCTAATGTTGATACTGCAACAAGGATGTTCTCTCATACCAGATGATACGACATACATTTCTTCGCAGGATTCAGTCAATCAGATTTTAAGTAATACGACGGATAACCACTCTATCATTGAGTTCAGCAGCGTTAATCAAACCGTTGAGCT
This genomic interval carries:
- a CDS encoding PepSY domain-containing protein — protein: MEEYREQPEMKRQEHRLSNKSRFQRPVWWSLAALVLLLILAVSWWKPWQSGRVMLTAEAAEQSVLAQYPGGEIVNSTLKDGTYLMQLRTETGLYDVQLDAVTSTVNSIKRLESNPQAEEKTLWSREQIKTELQKQTDGELDSLELVEQQGSPVYNAILIMKDNSREQWTVDPYNGQKQSSKVLDAPAVNEPAQENNKPQFLSEKQAEQKALARVPGEVDDIELRGTNSGNPYYLVEIDLEDGREAIVQVNAISGAIRSVTWDEDED
- a CDS encoding PepSY domain-containing protein translates to MNKTKLWIGSLSAAVLLGGSAVAASGSVNGQSVQTTPTSTSQSTTQNQSNTGKLLTVTQAKAAALKAADGNGKVDDVDLERRNGQIIYEVEIDRRGSNDVIVRLDAYTGKVLAVVNDDDDDDDYNGAVTNNSSSTSASNQVKLTVAQASDIALKQVTGAKVTKVELDHDDGRYVYEIELRTAQGEADVDIDANTGKVLSFDQDFDDED
- a CDS encoding sensor histidine kinase, which codes for MSLKSKIYGYSSVLFAVLLIAVNLSVYIVFERMSINNEIKRIEGEAESIVKGVRQSAGSIPPDDLLRAYAPLDGMLRIVNEDGTSSAPVTAETGEQLSKLSYTYESEKRSEYLQIGEIGYVWVSLPVIWPDGEVVNVQVTESIAETERGLSVLRTVLVAVTIIALIPAIISSRILANRMTRPIQQMTRTMGDIQSSGQFKRLSLDAKSKDELNTMGQTFNRMMDLLESNFERQERFVSDASHELKTPLTIIESYASLLQRRGKERPEVFDEAVEAILSESIRMREMTEQLLLLAKQPEQWNVQLERVDINRLVQDSTRAFREAYHREVICHDAGHIWAISDESKLKQLLFILLDNARKYSEAQIEVHVKTHHQESWIQIVDTGIGMSEADLAKVFDRFYRVDPARTRGSGESGSGLGLSLAKDIAGAVGARIELISTEGVGTTATIILPSSVQRGSLS
- a CDS encoding SDR family oxidoreductase, which translates into the protein MNVLVIGANGQIGKLLVEQLVQEGKHQVTAMIRKPEQADALKEIGASVVMGDLEGSVDDLAQAMKDQNAIVFTAGSGGSTGPDKTLLIDLDGAVKTMEAAEQQGISRYILVSAYGADQRDKWPDEIKPYYVAKHYADRALFASELNYTIIRPGGLKNESGTGQVAVGTDLKPGSIAREDVARVIAASLQEEKTYRRAFDLIAGNDSVQDALSTL
- a CDS encoding response regulator transcription factor; the protein is MNEAVLVIEDEPKISRLLELELQYEGYQVGKAGSGTEGLEMVADRQWDLILLDIMLPGLSGIEVLRRIRAKDARIPILMLTAKDSVEDKVSGLDLGANDYITKPFRIEELLARVRAALRLSAAASTVSSTSASTSPDMNHVSSASSPELTSGWLTAAGLKLNEGTREVSRDGTQIELTPREFDLLVYLLQNQRQVLSREQIVQAVWGYDYYGDTNVVDVYIRYVRKKVDNGFTPPLIHTVRGVGYVLKEQL